One window from the genome of Spirochaetota bacterium encodes:
- the bcp gene encoding thioredoxin-dependent thiol peroxidase, giving the protein MDVLLAVGMLAPDFVGITDEGKQIRLSDFRGKYVVLYFYPKDDTPGCTKQACNIRDNMSKLASNDIVVLGVSTDTVESHKKFKSKYNLNFTLISDKDRKITSLYGVSGFAGLSKRVTFLIDKDGKIIHIFDNVDVNRHAEDILEKLASLSQKPSSN; this is encoded by the coding sequence ATGGATGTACTTTTAGCAGTAGGTATGCTAGCTCCGGATTTTGTTGGTATAACCGATGAAGGTAAGCAAATAAGATTATCTGACTTTAGAGGCAAGTATGTAGTGCTTTACTTCTATCCAAAAGACGATACACCAGGTTGTACGAAGCAGGCTTGTAACATAAGAGATAATATGTCAAAACTTGCTTCTAATGATATAGTTGTTTTAGGTGTTAGCACTGATACTGTTGAGTCTCACAAGAAGTTCAAGTCAAAGTATAATCTGAATTTTACCCTTATTTCGGATAAGGACAGAAAAATAACAAGTTTATACGGAGTCTCAGGCTTTGCAGGTCTTTCCAAAAGAGTAACATTTCTAATAGACAAGGATGGTAAAATAATACACATATTTGATAATGTAGATGTCAATAGGCACGCAGAGGATATACTAGAGAAACTTGCTAGTCTCTCCCAAAAACCTAGCAGTAACTAA